In Salvelinus namaycush isolate Seneca chromosome 37, SaNama_1.0, whole genome shotgun sequence, the following are encoded in one genomic region:
- the LOC120031206 gene encoding histone-lysine N-methyltransferase SETDB1-B-like isoform X1 — protein sequence MDNNDGMEVEGWDSGLEEELGVSLEELSKWIEEEVERSEAVRQRKAQLAELKEWVEQKEKEEEVVDKLFNNANQSIVECEALVKSTYSKMGLVYKESSSEDEGGVGGVQSSDVIEIDDDDDDDDVIAVGLLVPPKKPGIPVQDAMFKEASAALQRSSQQVLKLAQTVNKNSSSGPAIQQPGGPVPMPAVFVSQATPRNTPTQPNPSLKDDEIRLEMSLLGKKRTKTWHSGMLIAINPVGNGYSKYKVKFENKGKSLLSGNHIAFHYHPTLERLYVGARVVAKYKDGNQVWLYAGIVAEMPNNKNRMRFLIFFDDGYASYVTLPELYPVCRPMKRTWEDIEDASCKDFIEEYITSYPNRPMVLLKAGQVIKTEWEGTWWRSRVEEVDGSLVKILFLDDKRSEWIYRGSTRLEPMFNLKTNCANTQEKKMAGQQRTRPSMGALRTKGPVVQYHSGGNTTTPGGTPTKSPHPLSPPSSIPPTPSQPNQLARTDPKYQMAKKSTSPYIPTPGGSRTGLASNSHAPKAMQPQPSTGSPGNSSRMYVLQTGNIQTLTSLQPIQHQQQSLPPPPQAPPTAPAPAVTPYTFSNDRIPHEPSYRAPTDRIFYLPHTCQPACLNRIRPSRPDMHRGRNPLLTPLLYEFRRMTGRRRVNRKMSFHVIYKSPCGLCLRSMAEIQRYLFQTRCDFIFLEMFCLDPYVLVDRRFQPQKPYYYIRDITNGREDIPLSCVNEIDITPPPDVAYSKERIPEDGVFINTSPEFLVGCDCTDGCRDKSKCSCHQLTLQATACTPGAQINHTAGYTQKRLEECLPTGIYECNKRCKCCSQMCTNRLVQHGLQVRLQLFKTQNKGWGIRCLDDVAKGSFVCIYAGKILTDDFADKEGLEMGDEYFANLDHIESVENFKEGYESEAHCSDSDGSGVDMSRLKNPPSSSLALQNKTLPKPPQRTNAANPAGKARGAGGDSSKDGDSDEESNNDKSSDDTFVKDPYYSSSSVWRSYTTRRQAKGVKEGSQDSKDGMSVSVGGKEDRKPPPMPEESGKSKVASWLTNQPSTSQATVKMEGLKIEKKEPGDQKSQQSVKTEGGKRQDVMTLSDSDDVQTISSGSDDNKEREKRTQGEDGGGAVKRQVAVKSTRGIALKNSHGLMVKTGGAGMGPGGGPGGHGGAQGKGGDGGDSGPKNTRQFFDGEESCYIIDAKLEGNLGRYLNHSCSANLFVQNVFVDTHDLRFPWVAFFASKRIRAGTELTWDYNYEVGSVEGKELLCCCGSTECRGRLL from the exons GATGGAGGTGGAGGGCTGGGACTCTGGTCTGGAGGAGGAGCTGGGTGTGTCTCTGGAGGAGCTGAGTAAGTGgattgaggaggaggtggagaggagcgAGGCAGTCCGCCAGAGGAAGGCCCAGCTGGCTGAGCTCAAAGAATGGGTGGAgcagaaagagaaggaagaggaggtggtGGACAAACTCTTCAACAATGCCaacca gtccATAGTGGAGTGTGAGGCTCTGGTGAAGTCCACCTACAGTAAAATGGGTCTGGTCTACAAGGAGAGCTCTTCAGAGGATgagggtggagtgggaggggttCAGTCCTCTGATGTCATAGaaattgatgatgatgatgacgatgatgatgtcATCGCTGTGGGCTTAC TGGTTCCACCCAAGAAACCTGGGATACCTGTCCAGGATGCAATG TTTAAGGAGGCGTCGGCAGCTCTCCAGCGTTCCTCCCAGCAGGTGTTGAAGCTGGCCCAGACAGTGAACAAGAACTCTTCTTCCGGGCCTGCTATACAACAGCCAG GTGGCCCAGTGCCCATGCCAGCAGTGTTTGTGTCCCAGGCCACGCCCAGGAACACACCCACCCAGCCTAACCCCTCCCTGAAGGATGATGAAATCAGACTGGAGATGAGTCTTCTGGGAAAGAAACGCACCAAGACCTGGCACAGCGGAATGCTCATCGCCATCAACCCTGTCG gtaaTGGTTACAGTAAGTACAAGGTGAAGTTTGAGAACAAGGGGAAGAGTCTACTGTCTGGGAACCACATAGCGTTTCACTATCACCCCACCCTGGAGAGGCTGTACGTGGGAGCCAGGGTGGTCGCCAAGTACAAGGACGGCAACCAGGTCTGGCTCTACGCTGGCATCGTGGCAGAGATGCCCAACAACAAGAACCGCATGAG GTTCCTGATCTTCTTTGACGACGGTTATGCCTCCTACGTGACCCTGCCTGAGCTCTACCCTGTCTGCAGACCAA TGAAGCGTACATGGGAGGACATAGAGGATGCATCGTGTAAAGACTTCATAGAGGAGTATATAACGTCATACCCCAACAGGCCCATGGTGCTGCTGAAGGCAGGCCAGGTCATcaagacagagtgggaggggaCGTGGTGGAGGAGCAGAGTGGAGGAGGTGGACGGCAGCCTCGTCAAGATCCTCTTCCTG GATGACAAGCGTAGTGAGTGGATCTACCGCGGTTCAACCAGGCTGGAGCCCATGTTCAATCTGAAGACCAACTGTGCCAACACCCAGGAGAAGAAGATGGCTGGCCAGCAGAGGACACGCCCCAGCATGG gagcATTGAGGACCAAGGGCCCTGTGGTCCAGTATCACAGTGGGGGGAACACCACAACCCCCGGTGGGACCCCCACTAAatccccccatcccctctccccaccctcctccatccctcctacACCCTCCCAGCCCAATCAGCTTGCACGAACAGA TCCTAAGTATCAGATGGCTAAAAAGAGTACTTCTCCATACATTCCCACGCCAGGAGGCTCTCGCACTGGATTGGCCAGTAATAGCCATGCCCCTAAAGCCATGCAGCCCCAACCTTCAACTGGTTCTCCTGGAAACTCatccag AATGTATGTCCTTCAGACTGGCAACATCCAGACTCTCACGTCCCTACAGCCTATCCAACACCAGCAGCAGTCTCTGCCCCCTCCTCCCCAAGCCCCTCCCACTGCCCCCGCACCTGCAGTGACCCCATACACCTTCAGTAACGACCGGATTCCCCACGAGCCCTCGTACCGCGCCCCCACAGACCGCATCTTCTACCTGCCTCACACCTGCCAGCCTGCTTGTCTCAACCGTATCCGGCCCTCCAGACCAGATATGCACCGGGGCAGGAACCCCCTGCTCACCCCTCTACTGTACGAGTTCAGACGCATGACGGGGCGACGGAGAGTCAACCGCAAG ATGTCGTTCCATGTGATCTACAAGTCTCCTTGTGGGCTGTGTCTGCGCAGCATGGCGGAGATCCAGCGCTACCTGTTCCAGACGCGCTGTGACTTCATCTTCCTGGAGATGTTCTGCTTGGACCCCTATGTCCTGGTCGACCGGCGCTTCCAGCCCCAGAAGCCTTACTACTACATTCGAGACATCACCAACGGCCGCGAGGACATTCCCCTGTCCTGCGTCAACGAGATCGACATCACACCGCCCCCCGACGTGGCCTACA GTAAGGAGCGTATCCCTGAAGATGGAGTGTTCATCAACACCAGTCCAGAGTTCCTGGTGGGCTGTGACTGTACCGACGGCTGCAGGGACAA GTCCAAGTGTTCGTGTCACCAACTGACCCTGCAGGCCACAGCCTGTACCCCTGGAGCACAGATCAACCACACGGCTGGATACACACAAAAGAGACTGGAGGAGTGTTTGCCCACCGG GATTTATGAGTGTAATAAGCGTTGTAAGTGCTGCAGTCAGATGTGTACTAACCGTCTGGTGCAGCACGGTCTGCAGGTGAGGCTGCAGCTCTTTAAGACCCAGAACAAAGGCTGGGGCATCCGCTGTCTGGACGACGTGGCCAAGGGATCCTTCGTCTGTATCTACGCAG gtaAGATTCTGACAGATGACTTTGCGGACAAGGAGGGTCTGGAGATGGGTGATGAGTACTTTGCTAACCTGGACCACATAGAGAGTGTGGAGAACTTCAAGGAAGGGTATGAGAGTGAGGCCCACTGTTCAGACAGTGACGGGAGCGGGGTGGACATGTCCAGGCTGAAGAACCCCCCCTCGTCCTCCCTGGCTTTGCAGAACAAGACCCTTCCCAAACCCCCCCAGAGAACCAATGCTGCCAACCCTGCTGGCAAAG CGCGGGGTGCTGGTGGCGACTCCTCTAAGGATGGGGATAGTGATGAAGAGTCGAACAACGACAAAAGTTCAGACGACACGTTTGTAAAGGACCCCTACTACAGCTCCAGCTCTGTGTGGAGGAGCTACACCACCCGTCGCCAGGCCAAGGGCGTCAAGGAAG GGAGCCAGGACAGTAAGGATGGGATGAGTGTGTCAGTGGGGGGAAAGGAGGACAGGAAGCCGCCCCCCATGCCAGAGGAGAGTGGGAAGAGTAAAGTAGCGTCCTGGCTCACCAACCAACCCTCTACCTCCCAGGCCACCGTTAAGATGGAGGGACTGAAGATAGAGAAGAAG GAGCCCGGAGACCAGAAAAG TCAACAATCAGTGAagacggagggagggaagaggcAGGATGTGATGACGCTGTCGGACAGTGATGACGTCCAGACCATCAGCTCTGGATCTGACGAcaacaaggagagagagaaacgcaCACAGGGTGAAGAtgggggag GTGCGGTGAAGAGGCAGGTGGCTGTGAAGTCCACGCGAGGCATTGCTCTGAAGAACTCCCATGGCCTGATGGTGAAGACTGGAGGGGCTGGGATGGGGCCAGGGGGAGGCCCGGGGGGCCACGGAGGGGCACAGGGTAAGGGTGGGGACGGGGGAGACAGTGGACCTAAAAACACGCGGCAGTTCTTCGATGGCGAGGAGTCCTGCTACATCATCGACGCCAAGCTGGAGGGCAACCTGGGACGCTACCTCAAC CACAGCTGCAGTGCCAACCTGTTTGTCCAGAATGTGTTTGTAGACACACACGATCTGCGTTTCCCCTGGGTAGCCTTCTTCGCCAGCAA gcgtaTCAGGGCGGGGACAGAGTTGACATGGGACTATAACTACGAGGTTGGCAGTGTGGAGGGAAAGGAGCTACTGTGCTGCTGTGGCTCAACAGAGTGCAGAGGAAGACTGCTATAA
- the LOC120031206 gene encoding histone-lysine N-methyltransferase SETDB1-B-like isoform X2, protein MDNNDGMEVEGWDSGLEEELGVSLEELSKWIEEEVERSEAVRQRKAQLAELKEWVEQKEKEEEVVDKLFNNANQSIVECEALVKSTYSKMGLVYKESSSEDEGGVGGVQSSDVIEIDDDDDDDDVIAVGLLVPPKKPGIPVQDAMFKEASAALQRSSQQVLKLAQTVNKNSSSGPAIQQPGGPVPMPAVFVSQATPRNTPTQPNPSLKDDEIRLEMSLLGKKRTKTWHSGMLIAINPVGNGYSKYKVKFENKGKSLLSGNHIAFHYHPTLERLYVGARVVAKYKDGNQVWLYAGIVAEMPNNKNRMRFLIFFDDGYASYVTLPELYPVCRPMKRTWEDIEDASCKDFIEEYITSYPNRPMVLLKAGQVIKTEWEGTWWRSRVEEVDGSLVKILFLDDKRSEWIYRGSTRLEPMFNLKTNCANTQEKKMAGQQRTRPSMGALRTKGPVVQYHSGGNTTTPGGTPTKSPHPLSPPSSIPPTPSQPNQLARTDPKYQMAKKSTSPYIPTPGGSRTGLASNSHAPKAMQPQPSTGSPGNSSRMYVLQTGNIQTLTSLQPIQHQQQSLPPPPQAPPTAPAPAVTPYTFSNDRIPHEPSYRAPTDRIFYLPHTCQPACLNRIRPSRPDMHRGRNPLLTPLLYEFRRMTGRRRVNRKMSFHVIYKSPCGLCLRSMAEIQRYLFQTRCDFIFLEMFCLDPYVLVDRRFQPQKPYYYIRDITNGREDIPLSCVNEIDITPPPDVAYSKERIPEDGVFINTSPEFLVGCDCTDGCRDKSKCSCHQLTLQATACTPGAQINHTAGYTQKRLEECLPTGIYECNKRCKCCSQMCTNRLVQHGLQVRLQLFKTQNKGWGIRCLDDVAKGSFVCIYAGKILTDDFADKEGLEMGDEYFANLDHIESVENFKEGYESEAHCSDSDGSGVDMSRLKNPPSSSLALQNKTLPKPPQRTNAANPAGKARGAGGDSSKDGDSDEESNNDKSSDDTFVKDPYYSSSSVWRSYTTRRQAKGVKEGSQDSKDGMSVSVGGKEDRKPPPMPEESGKSKVASWLTNQPSTSQATVKMEGLKIEKKEPGDQKSQQSVKTEGGKRQDVMTLSDSDDVQTISSGSDDNKEREKRTQGAVKRQVAVKSTRGIALKNSHGLMVKTGGAGMGPGGGPGGHGGAQGKGGDGGDSGPKNTRQFFDGEESCYIIDAKLEGNLGRYLNHSCSANLFVQNVFVDTHDLRFPWVAFFASKRIRAGTELTWDYNYEVGSVEGKELLCCCGSTECRGRLL, encoded by the exons GATGGAGGTGGAGGGCTGGGACTCTGGTCTGGAGGAGGAGCTGGGTGTGTCTCTGGAGGAGCTGAGTAAGTGgattgaggaggaggtggagaggagcgAGGCAGTCCGCCAGAGGAAGGCCCAGCTGGCTGAGCTCAAAGAATGGGTGGAgcagaaagagaaggaagaggaggtggtGGACAAACTCTTCAACAATGCCaacca gtccATAGTGGAGTGTGAGGCTCTGGTGAAGTCCACCTACAGTAAAATGGGTCTGGTCTACAAGGAGAGCTCTTCAGAGGATgagggtggagtgggaggggttCAGTCCTCTGATGTCATAGaaattgatgatgatgatgacgatgatgatgtcATCGCTGTGGGCTTAC TGGTTCCACCCAAGAAACCTGGGATACCTGTCCAGGATGCAATG TTTAAGGAGGCGTCGGCAGCTCTCCAGCGTTCCTCCCAGCAGGTGTTGAAGCTGGCCCAGACAGTGAACAAGAACTCTTCTTCCGGGCCTGCTATACAACAGCCAG GTGGCCCAGTGCCCATGCCAGCAGTGTTTGTGTCCCAGGCCACGCCCAGGAACACACCCACCCAGCCTAACCCCTCCCTGAAGGATGATGAAATCAGACTGGAGATGAGTCTTCTGGGAAAGAAACGCACCAAGACCTGGCACAGCGGAATGCTCATCGCCATCAACCCTGTCG gtaaTGGTTACAGTAAGTACAAGGTGAAGTTTGAGAACAAGGGGAAGAGTCTACTGTCTGGGAACCACATAGCGTTTCACTATCACCCCACCCTGGAGAGGCTGTACGTGGGAGCCAGGGTGGTCGCCAAGTACAAGGACGGCAACCAGGTCTGGCTCTACGCTGGCATCGTGGCAGAGATGCCCAACAACAAGAACCGCATGAG GTTCCTGATCTTCTTTGACGACGGTTATGCCTCCTACGTGACCCTGCCTGAGCTCTACCCTGTCTGCAGACCAA TGAAGCGTACATGGGAGGACATAGAGGATGCATCGTGTAAAGACTTCATAGAGGAGTATATAACGTCATACCCCAACAGGCCCATGGTGCTGCTGAAGGCAGGCCAGGTCATcaagacagagtgggaggggaCGTGGTGGAGGAGCAGAGTGGAGGAGGTGGACGGCAGCCTCGTCAAGATCCTCTTCCTG GATGACAAGCGTAGTGAGTGGATCTACCGCGGTTCAACCAGGCTGGAGCCCATGTTCAATCTGAAGACCAACTGTGCCAACACCCAGGAGAAGAAGATGGCTGGCCAGCAGAGGACACGCCCCAGCATGG gagcATTGAGGACCAAGGGCCCTGTGGTCCAGTATCACAGTGGGGGGAACACCACAACCCCCGGTGGGACCCCCACTAAatccccccatcccctctccccaccctcctccatccctcctacACCCTCCCAGCCCAATCAGCTTGCACGAACAGA TCCTAAGTATCAGATGGCTAAAAAGAGTACTTCTCCATACATTCCCACGCCAGGAGGCTCTCGCACTGGATTGGCCAGTAATAGCCATGCCCCTAAAGCCATGCAGCCCCAACCTTCAACTGGTTCTCCTGGAAACTCatccag AATGTATGTCCTTCAGACTGGCAACATCCAGACTCTCACGTCCCTACAGCCTATCCAACACCAGCAGCAGTCTCTGCCCCCTCCTCCCCAAGCCCCTCCCACTGCCCCCGCACCTGCAGTGACCCCATACACCTTCAGTAACGACCGGATTCCCCACGAGCCCTCGTACCGCGCCCCCACAGACCGCATCTTCTACCTGCCTCACACCTGCCAGCCTGCTTGTCTCAACCGTATCCGGCCCTCCAGACCAGATATGCACCGGGGCAGGAACCCCCTGCTCACCCCTCTACTGTACGAGTTCAGACGCATGACGGGGCGACGGAGAGTCAACCGCAAG ATGTCGTTCCATGTGATCTACAAGTCTCCTTGTGGGCTGTGTCTGCGCAGCATGGCGGAGATCCAGCGCTACCTGTTCCAGACGCGCTGTGACTTCATCTTCCTGGAGATGTTCTGCTTGGACCCCTATGTCCTGGTCGACCGGCGCTTCCAGCCCCAGAAGCCTTACTACTACATTCGAGACATCACCAACGGCCGCGAGGACATTCCCCTGTCCTGCGTCAACGAGATCGACATCACACCGCCCCCCGACGTGGCCTACA GTAAGGAGCGTATCCCTGAAGATGGAGTGTTCATCAACACCAGTCCAGAGTTCCTGGTGGGCTGTGACTGTACCGACGGCTGCAGGGACAA GTCCAAGTGTTCGTGTCACCAACTGACCCTGCAGGCCACAGCCTGTACCCCTGGAGCACAGATCAACCACACGGCTGGATACACACAAAAGAGACTGGAGGAGTGTTTGCCCACCGG GATTTATGAGTGTAATAAGCGTTGTAAGTGCTGCAGTCAGATGTGTACTAACCGTCTGGTGCAGCACGGTCTGCAGGTGAGGCTGCAGCTCTTTAAGACCCAGAACAAAGGCTGGGGCATCCGCTGTCTGGACGACGTGGCCAAGGGATCCTTCGTCTGTATCTACGCAG gtaAGATTCTGACAGATGACTTTGCGGACAAGGAGGGTCTGGAGATGGGTGATGAGTACTTTGCTAACCTGGACCACATAGAGAGTGTGGAGAACTTCAAGGAAGGGTATGAGAGTGAGGCCCACTGTTCAGACAGTGACGGGAGCGGGGTGGACATGTCCAGGCTGAAGAACCCCCCCTCGTCCTCCCTGGCTTTGCAGAACAAGACCCTTCCCAAACCCCCCCAGAGAACCAATGCTGCCAACCCTGCTGGCAAAG CGCGGGGTGCTGGTGGCGACTCCTCTAAGGATGGGGATAGTGATGAAGAGTCGAACAACGACAAAAGTTCAGACGACACGTTTGTAAAGGACCCCTACTACAGCTCCAGCTCTGTGTGGAGGAGCTACACCACCCGTCGCCAGGCCAAGGGCGTCAAGGAAG GGAGCCAGGACAGTAAGGATGGGATGAGTGTGTCAGTGGGGGGAAAGGAGGACAGGAAGCCGCCCCCCATGCCAGAGGAGAGTGGGAAGAGTAAAGTAGCGTCCTGGCTCACCAACCAACCCTCTACCTCCCAGGCCACCGTTAAGATGGAGGGACTGAAGATAGAGAAGAAG GAGCCCGGAGACCAGAAAAG TCAACAATCAGTGAagacggagggagggaagaggcAGGATGTGATGACGCTGTCGGACAGTGATGACGTCCAGACCATCAGCTCTGGATCTGACGAcaacaaggagagagagaaacgcaCACAGG GTGCGGTGAAGAGGCAGGTGGCTGTGAAGTCCACGCGAGGCATTGCTCTGAAGAACTCCCATGGCCTGATGGTGAAGACTGGAGGGGCTGGGATGGGGCCAGGGGGAGGCCCGGGGGGCCACGGAGGGGCACAGGGTAAGGGTGGGGACGGGGGAGACAGTGGACCTAAAAACACGCGGCAGTTCTTCGATGGCGAGGAGTCCTGCTACATCATCGACGCCAAGCTGGAGGGCAACCTGGGACGCTACCTCAAC CACAGCTGCAGTGCCAACCTGTTTGTCCAGAATGTGTTTGTAGACACACACGATCTGCGTTTCCCCTGGGTAGCCTTCTTCGCCAGCAA gcgtaTCAGGGCGGGGACAGAGTTGACATGGGACTATAACTACGAGGTTGGCAGTGTGGAGGGAAAGGAGCTACTGTGCTGCTGTGGCTCAACAGAGTGCAGAGGAAGACTGCTATAA